The proteins below come from a single Asanoa ferruginea genomic window:
- a CDS encoding gamma-aminobutyraldehyde dehydrogenase — translation MSDKQQLRNFVNGDYVDPVDGNFSDLVDPCTGEVFAQAPVSGPADVDRAMTAAATAFESWRDVTPAQRQLALLKFADAVESRAAELVDAEVRNTGKPRQLTTDEELPPAVDELRFFAGAARMLEGRSAGEYLAGHTSYVRREPLGVVGQVTPWNYPLMMAIWKIAPALAAGNCVVLKPSDTTPVSTLMLAEIASEFFPAGVFNVVTGDRDTGRAVVSHPVPQLVSITGSTRAGREVAAAAAPDLKRTHLELGGKAPVVLFDDADVAAAAEAIAVGGYFNAGQDCTAATRVLAGPRIHDEFLAALVEQARGTKTGGPDEEDVLYGPLNNANQLGRVAGFVDRLPDHAALEVGGARVGERGFFYAPTVVSGVRQQDEIIQDEVFGPVITVQRFTDEDEAVRWANGVEYGLSASVWTRDHGRAMRMTRRLDFGCVWVNTHIPFVSEMPHGGFKHSGHGKDLSVYSLEDYTRVKHVMHNLGS, via the coding sequence ATGAGCGACAAGCAACAGTTGCGCAATTTCGTCAACGGTGACTACGTCGACCCGGTCGACGGCAACTTCAGCGACCTTGTCGACCCGTGCACCGGCGAGGTCTTCGCGCAGGCGCCGGTCTCCGGCCCAGCCGATGTGGATCGGGCGATGACCGCGGCCGCGACGGCGTTCGAGAGCTGGCGCGACGTGACCCCGGCGCAACGGCAGCTCGCGCTGCTCAAGTTCGCCGACGCGGTCGAGTCGCGGGCCGCCGAGCTGGTCGACGCCGAGGTGCGCAACACCGGCAAGCCCCGCCAGCTCACCACCGACGAGGAGCTGCCGCCGGCCGTCGACGAGCTGCGCTTCTTCGCCGGCGCCGCGCGGATGCTCGAAGGGCGGTCGGCGGGCGAATACCTGGCGGGCCACACCTCTTACGTACGCCGCGAGCCGCTCGGTGTCGTCGGCCAGGTGACGCCGTGGAACTACCCGCTGATGATGGCCATCTGGAAGATTGCCCCCGCGCTCGCGGCCGGCAACTGCGTGGTGCTCAAGCCGAGCGACACCACGCCGGTCAGCACGCTGATGCTCGCCGAGATCGCGTCCGAGTTCTTCCCGGCCGGCGTCTTCAACGTCGTCACCGGCGATCGCGACACCGGCCGCGCGGTCGTGTCCCACCCGGTGCCCCAACTCGTCTCGATCACCGGTTCGACCCGCGCCGGCCGCGAGGTCGCCGCGGCGGCCGCGCCCGACCTCAAGCGCACCCACCTCGAATTGGGCGGCAAGGCGCCGGTCGTGCTGTTCGACGACGCCGACGTTGCCGCGGCGGCCGAGGCGATCGCGGTCGGTGGCTACTTCAACGCGGGCCAGGACTGCACCGCCGCGACCCGGGTACTCGCCGGCCCCCGCATCCACGACGAGTTCCTCGCCGCGCTGGTCGAGCAGGCCCGCGGCACCAAGACCGGCGGGCCCGACGAGGAAGACGTGCTCTACGGCCCGCTCAACAACGCCAACCAGCTCGGCCGGGTCGCCGGCTTCGTCGACCGGCTGCCCGACCACGCCGCGCTCGAGGTCGGTGGCGCGCGGGTCGGCGAGCGCGGCTTCTTCTACGCGCCGACCGTGGTCTCCGGCGTCCGGCAGCAGGACGAGATCATCCAGGACGAGGTCTTCGGCCCGGTGATCACGGTGCAGCGGTTCACCGACGAAGACGAGGCGGTCCGCTGGGCCAACGGCGTCGAATACGGCCTGTCCGCCTCGGTCTGGACCCGTGACCACGGCCGGGCGATGCGGATGACCCGGCGGCTCGACTTCGGCTGCGTCTGGGTCAACACGCACATCCCGTTCGTGTCGGAGATGCCACACGGCGGGTTCAAGCACTCGGGTCACGGCAAGGACCTGTCGGTCTACAGCCTCGAGGACTACACCCGGGTGAAGCACGTGATGCACAACCTGGGGTCCTGA